In Cloacibacterium caeni, a single window of DNA contains:
- a CDS encoding YciI family protein, which produces MKNLLYLIITSVLVSSCIIYQKGQDGKPGTAGKNADEITTTQEKNKKLADSLGADERGMKTYMLVILKTGPKDAEITDKTQRSELFKGHFSNMEAMEKAGKLKLAGPFATKNNLQYRGIFLIDAKTEEEVKTLLLGDPTIKNGIFDVEILPWYGSAAIPMHLKYHKMISKE; this is translated from the coding sequence ATGAAAAATTTACTTTATCTAATCATCACTTCAGTTTTAGTGAGTTCTTGTATCATTTACCAAAAAGGTCAAGATGGAAAACCGGGAACCGCAGGTAAAAATGCTGATGAAATAACAACTACTCAGGAAAAAAACAAAAAATTAGCAGATTCTCTCGGCGCAGATGAACGCGGCATGAAAACTTATATGCTCGTGATTCTGAAAACCGGCCCAAAAGATGCTGAAATTACAGATAAAACACAGCGCTCCGAACTTTTCAAAGGACATTTTTCTAACATGGAAGCTATGGAAAAAGCAGGAAAACTGAAATTAGCGGGTCCTTTTGCTACGAAAAATAATCTTCAATATCGTGGGATTTTCTTAATCGATGCTAAAACCGAAGAAGAAGTAAAAACTTTGCTTCTAGGAGATCCAACCATTAAAAACGGAATTTTCGATGTAGAAATTCTTCCTTGGTACGGTTCTGCAGCAATACCAATGCATCTGAAATATCATAAAATGATTTCTAAAGAGTAA
- a CDS encoding peptidase U32 family protein, which yields MTKSGRIELMAPAGDFTSLQAALDNGADSIYFGVEQLNMRARASMNFTILDLPEISRRCKEKGVRTYLTLNTIIYDHDLSIIKTLLDKAKEADLTAVIAMDQAVIAYARQIGMEVHISTQINITNIETVKFYALFADTMVMSRELSITQIKKICSQIEKEQIKGPSGNLVEIEIFGHGALCMAVSGKCYLSLHSHNSSANRGACKQNCRKKYTVIDQESGFEIELDNEYMMSPKDLCTIGFLDQIVDAGVKVLKIEGRGRAPEYVATVTKCYREAIDSIADGTFSAEKVEGWMKQLETVYNRGFWSGYYLGQELGEWSPNSGSSATQKKIYIGKGRHFYPKSNIAEFLIEAYDLNIGDRVLIQGPTTGSQEMVIEHMMVDGKEGATKASKSDVVTFKTEFRVRPSDKLYKIVKVEEPGTQQNNVDEGAYSH from the coding sequence ATGACAAAAAGCGGAAGAATAGAATTAATGGCTCCAGCAGGAGATTTTACTTCTTTACAAGCAGCATTAGATAATGGTGCAGATTCAATATATTTCGGTGTAGAGCAACTCAACATGAGAGCTAGAGCTTCTATGAACTTTACAATTTTAGATTTACCAGAAATTTCTAGAAGATGTAAAGAAAAAGGGGTGAGAACTTATCTTACTCTTAATACCATTATTTACGACCACGATTTATCCATCATCAAAACTTTACTTGACAAAGCAAAAGAAGCAGACCTTACTGCGGTCATTGCAATGGATCAGGCGGTAATTGCTTATGCAAGGCAAATAGGCATGGAAGTACATATTTCTACTCAGATTAATATCACCAATATTGAAACGGTTAAGTTTTATGCACTTTTTGCAGATACGATGGTGATGAGTAGAGAACTTTCTATTACTCAAATCAAAAAAATCTGTTCTCAAATTGAAAAAGAGCAAATCAAAGGACCTTCTGGAAATTTAGTGGAAATAGAAATTTTCGGTCATGGAGCACTTTGTATGGCAGTTTCGGGGAAATGTTATTTGAGCCTTCATTCTCATAATTCTTCAGCAAACAGAGGAGCTTGTAAACAAAATTGTAGAAAAAAATATACGGTTATTGACCAAGAATCTGGCTTCGAAATAGAATTAGATAATGAATACATGATGTCTCCTAAAGATCTTTGTACGATAGGATTTTTAGACCAAATTGTAGATGCAGGTGTAAAAGTTCTAAAAATCGAAGGAAGAGGAAGAGCGCCAGAATATGTAGCAACGGTTACTAAATGTTACAGAGAGGCTATTGATAGCATTGCTGATGGAACTTTTTCTGCAGAGAAAGTAGAAGGTTGGATGAAGCAGTTGGAAACTGTTTATAATAGAGGTTTCTGGAGTGGTTATTATCTTGGTCAAGAACTTGGAGAATGGTCACCTAATTCTGGAAGCAGTGCTACGCAAAAGAAAATTTACATTGGTAAAGGAAGACATTTCTATCCAAAATCAAATATTGCAGAATTTTTAATTGAAGCCTATGATTTAAATATAGGAGATAGAGTTCTGATTCAAGGTCCTACTACTGGTTCTCAAGAAATGGTAATTGAACATATGATGGTAGATGGTAAAGAAGGGGCTACTAAAGCTTCGAAATCTGATGTGGTTACCTTTAAAACAGAATTTAGAGTTCGTCCATCTGATAAATTATACAAAATTGTAAAAGTAGAAGAGCCTGGTACACAACAGAATAATGTAGATGAAGGAGCTTACTCACACTAA
- the rmuC gene encoding DNA recombination protein RmuC: MEILYIILAFILGAVLAYFILKSSSVSRKSYEELQQNFNQKEADFNKIIAEISAQNKAQIQKIAEQQELNERQNSEIKDLQSDKNQLIGLKSQLAAQNESLQQLLDSQKEEIVKIQEEAKLQFENLANKILEEKTLKFTEQNQQNLKNILNPLQEKITDFEKKVENTHKESIDYHAALRQQILGLKEMNLQMSKETLNLTKALKGDSKIQGNWGELVLERVLEKSGLEKGREYEIQKSFTTEEGNRVQPDVIINLPDGKKMIVDSKVSLTAYEKYINEEDDEQKSSFLKEHVNSLKRHVEQLGSKNYQHLYQMESPDFVLLFIPIEPAFAIALNEDTQLYNKAFERNIVIVTPSTLLATLRTIDSMWTNQKQQENAYEIARQAGALYDKFDGFVTDLVKIGKKMDEAKTEYEGAMNKLVDGKGNLITSVQKLKIMGAKAKKSLPDAILNRANSSLENLDEE, from the coding sequence ATGGAAATCTTATACATTATTCTCGCATTTATTCTCGGTGCTGTTTTGGCATATTTTATTTTGAAATCTTCTTCGGTTTCTAGAAAAAGTTATGAAGAATTGCAACAAAACTTCAATCAAAAAGAAGCCGATTTTAACAAAATTATAGCGGAAATTTCTGCTCAAAACAAAGCTCAAATTCAGAAAATTGCAGAGCAACAAGAACTTAACGAAAGACAAAACTCCGAAATTAAAGACCTTCAAAGCGATAAAAATCAATTAATCGGTTTGAAATCTCAATTGGCCGCTCAGAATGAAAGTCTTCAGCAATTATTGGATTCCCAAAAAGAAGAAATCGTGAAAATTCAGGAAGAAGCAAAACTGCAATTCGAGAATTTAGCGAATAAAATTTTGGAAGAGAAAACCCTAAAATTCACGGAACAAAATCAACAAAACTTGAAGAATATTCTAAATCCTCTTCAAGAAAAAATTACAGATTTCGAGAAAAAAGTAGAAAATACGCACAAAGAAAGTATAGATTATCACGCAGCTCTTCGTCAACAAATTCTTGGACTTAAAGAAATGAATTTGCAAATGAGCAAAGAAACGCTAAATCTTACCAAAGCATTGAAAGGCGATAGCAAAATTCAAGGAAACTGGGGAGAATTAGTTCTAGAAAGAGTTTTAGAAAAATCTGGTTTAGAAAAAGGCAGAGAATATGAAATTCAGAAAAGTTTTACCACAGAAGAAGGAAACAGAGTTCAGCCAGACGTAATCATCAATCTTCCTGATGGTAAAAAAATGATTGTAGACTCTAAAGTTTCTCTTACTGCCTACGAAAAATACATCAACGAAGAAGATGACGAACAAAAAAGCAGCTTCTTAAAAGAGCATGTGAATTCTCTAAAAAGACATGTAGAACAACTTGGAAGTAAAAATTATCAGCATCTCTATCAAATGGAAAGTCCTGATTTTGTTTTACTTTTCATCCCAATAGAACCTGCATTTGCAATTGCTCTAAACGAAGACACGCAGTTATACAATAAAGCTTTTGAAAGAAATATTGTCATTGTAACGCCTTCTACTTTATTGGCAACGCTTCGCACCATTGATTCTATGTGGACGAATCAAAAACAACAAGAAAACGCCTATGAAATCGCAAGACAAGCTGGAGCTTTGTATGATAAATTCGATGGTTTTGTCACTGATTTAGTTAAAATCGGCAAAAAAATGGACGAAGCAAAAACCGAATACGAAGGAGCCATGAATAAATTAGTAGACGGAAAAGGCAATCTGATTACTAGCGTTCAGAAATTGAAAATAATGGGTGCAAAAGCTAAAAAATCTTTACCTGATGCTATTCTTAATAGAGCAAATTCTAGTTTAGAAAATTTAGACGAGGAATAG
- a CDS encoding ferredoxin — protein sequence MVIITLQRDKCIGCNYCAEFAPEYFRMSKKDGKSVLLKSADKKGFFTLKTPIPDAYEPCEKAAKACPVKIISVKEI from the coding sequence ATGGTAATTATTACACTACAAAGAGATAAATGCATTGGCTGTAATTACTGTGCGGAGTTTGCGCCAGAATATTTTCGTATGTCTAAGAAAGACGGAAAATCTGTTTTATTGAAATCTGCTGATAAGAAAGGCTTCTTTACGCTTAAAACACCGATTCCTGATGCGTATGAACCATGTGAAAAAGCAGCAAAAGCTTGTCCAGTGAAAATTATATCGGTAAAGGAAATCTAA
- a CDS encoding LamG-like jellyroll fold domain-containing protein: protein MKKYFYIFLIMIGFLIKAQNPIYHFKFDNSLAETNNPAHTFTMYSNGVTASPYYSPDRFGAASGSLIRIPNTTNFFVSSVLPNLPVGNAARTISFWVRITDITQYDIQHFVGYGANSNGESFGFSHGPNNTIRNYYWGNEINKVQYFKFGTWYHIAATYNPSSSLSKGNLFINGQLVGTSNITINTNSSEKKLYIGTTGASGLSSDKGFQIDDLKIYDTTLTEQQIFNEYQGADTNSYPTTNLLAYFNFENNLTSHNGNYKFQETNNNTIPFVNTINGKGISFQESYTLMNKNGISGSGNISNDLGNQEFTIAFWYYTDGISSAIPYPTVFEMNETLYFRHQENTTPIRDAWGWLGTNNIWSEKNIGFGIGGWHHIAIVHKTSANIGMRMYFDGIDYGMNTSGYNAVALVNNLKSVYLGGGTSGGSLSSVKRFNGKIDELFFYNRALSSQEISQIKNYRTSSSLSVKDIEKGNNQFTIFPNPTSEYIQIKGEITNNTWIKIYDNTGKIVFNKKTSSEEKKVAVNHLPKGLYTIIIATKEGNIESHKFIKK, encoded by the coding sequence ATGAAAAAATACTTCTACATTTTCTTGATTATGATTGGCTTTTTAATAAAAGCGCAAAATCCTATTTATCATTTTAAGTTTGATAATTCATTAGCAGAAACCAATAACCCTGCTCATACCTTTACGATGTATAGTAATGGAGTTACAGCGTCTCCTTATTATTCTCCCGATCGTTTCGGAGCTGCATCTGGATCATTAATTCGTATTCCTAACACAACCAATTTTTTTGTTTCATCTGTACTCCCTAATTTACCTGTTGGTAATGCAGCAAGAACCATATCTTTTTGGGTAAGAATTACAGACATAACTCAGTATGACATTCAGCATTTTGTAGGATATGGTGCTAATTCTAATGGAGAATCTTTTGGATTTAGCCATGGTCCAAACAATACCATAAGAAATTATTATTGGGGAAATGAAATCAACAAAGTCCAATATTTTAAATTTGGAACATGGTATCACATTGCAGCTACTTATAACCCTTCTAGTTCTCTTTCAAAAGGAAATCTTTTTATCAATGGGCAGTTAGTTGGAACCTCTAATATAACAATTAACACGAATAGTTCAGAGAAAAAATTATATATAGGTACAACAGGAGCTTCTGGTTTATCTTCTGACAAAGGTTTCCAGATTGATGATTTGAAAATATATGATACAACCTTAACAGAACAACAGATTTTTAATGAATACCAAGGAGCAGATACCAACTCTTATCCTACTACCAATTTACTTGCTTATTTTAATTTTGAAAATAATTTAACCAGCCATAACGGAAACTACAAATTTCAAGAAACCAATAATAACACTATCCCTTTTGTAAATACTATTAATGGAAAAGGTATTTCTTTTCAAGAATCATATACGCTTATGAATAAAAACGGAATATCAGGAAGCGGTAATATTTCTAATGACCTAGGAAACCAAGAATTCACCATTGCATTTTGGTATTATACTGACGGTATAAGTTCTGCAATTCCTTATCCTACAGTTTTTGAGATGAATGAAACACTGTATTTTAGACACCAAGAAAATACTACACCAATTCGTGATGCATGGGGTTGGCTTGGCACGAACAATATTTGGAGTGAAAAGAATATAGGTTTTGGCATTGGTGGTTGGCATCATATTGCAATTGTACATAAAACTTCTGCCAATATAGGAATGCGCATGTACTTTGATGGAATAGATTACGGAATGAACACAAGCGGTTACAATGCTGTAGCGTTAGTTAATAACCTAAAATCGGTTTATTTAGGTGGTGGAACGAGTGGTGGCTCATTATCATCTGTAAAAAGATTTAATGGTAAAATAGATGAGCTATTTTTCTATAATCGCGCTTTATCATCTCAAGAAATATCACAGATAAAAAATTATAGAACTTCAAGTTCACTTTCTGTAAAAGATATCGAAAAAGGAAATAATCAATTTACAATCTTTCCGAATCCAACTTCAGAATACATTCAAATTAAAGGAGAAATCACAAATAATACTTGGATAAAAATATATGATAATACAGGCAAAATTGTCTTCAATAAAAAAACTTCATCTGAAGAAAAAAAAGTAGCAGTAAATCATCTGCCAAAAGGATTATACACAATTATAATTGCAACAAAAGAGGGTAATATAGAATCACATAAATTTATTAAAAAATAA
- a CDS encoding leucine-rich repeat domain-containing protein, whose protein sequence is MKKFLLLLVFLIFNIHSAQYSVSTSERNALISIYNQTNGDNWSQKWDLTKDPYYWYGVKIENGAVTELRLNGNLLEGNFPSGVLSLTNLKKLDVSSNQLAGNIPNLGSLINLTYLNISNNNLSGDFYSNISSLSHLEEILLGNNSGSLASTNFSSFTNLKSLDLSGFGLTEIPSTLGSLSFLKNLNVSNNSITQFSNLSALGNLEELNISKNQLTEIPSEINALAFLKTLDASRNNLTQLSAINNLTTLEWLSLENNNLQNLPTEIATLQNLIHLNLANNKLSSNFGALSSLTKLEQLWLNHNEITAFPTEVLALPQLMSLSLQSNKLSGNLPANLPEICNISNNRYSATEIQNFLNQKPNNTDFVYSPQRYDEEKTEKVVLASAVSLNQLLSASDGYDFTWYKNLDNKTSTTTENYNINAVKATDFGKYTCEAILIKDNTLYILDFATFREPITLEKTETLATNNPNEKMLAIYPNPVKDFLHIKNQNYKIENISIYDLSGKIIYSGKSTIINLQNFPTSTYILYIKTEEGYHHFKIIKK, encoded by the coding sequence TTGAAGAAATTTTTACTTTTATTAGTATTCCTTATTTTTAATATTCATAGTGCTCAATACAGCGTTTCTACATCAGAGAGAAATGCACTTATTTCTATTTACAATCAAACCAATGGAGATAACTGGAGCCAAAAATGGGACCTTACCAAAGATCCTTATTATTGGTACGGAGTAAAAATAGAAAACGGAGCAGTTACCGAATTAAGATTGAACGGAAACCTTCTCGAAGGCAACTTTCCTAGCGGTGTTTTGAGTCTTACCAATCTAAAAAAATTAGATGTAAGTTCTAATCAACTCGCCGGAAACATCCCTAATTTAGGTTCGTTGATCAATCTTACTTATCTTAACATTAGCAATAATAATTTAAGTGGAGATTTTTACAGTAACATTTCATCACTATCTCATTTAGAAGAAATTCTACTAGGAAATAATTCTGGAAGTCTTGCTTCTACCAATTTCTCATCGTTTACCAATCTTAAAAGTTTAGACCTTTCTGGATTTGGTTTAACCGAAATTCCTAGTACATTAGGAAGTCTTAGTTTTCTTAAAAATTTGAATGTAAGCAATAATTCCATTACACAATTCAGCAATCTTTCTGCATTGGGGAATTTAGAAGAACTGAATATTTCTAAAAATCAACTGACAGAAATTCCTTCGGAAATAAATGCTCTTGCTTTTTTAAAAACATTAGACGCAAGTAGAAATAATCTTACTCAGCTTTCGGCAATTAATAATTTAACCACTTTAGAATGGTTATCTCTAGAAAATAACAACCTGCAAAATCTTCCTACAGAAATTGCCACTTTACAAAATTTAATTCACTTAAATCTTGCTAATAATAAGCTTTCTAGCAATTTTGGAGCATTAAGTTCTTTAACAAAATTAGAGCAGCTTTGGCTAAATCATAATGAGATTACCGCTTTCCCTACAGAAGTTTTAGCACTTCCTCAGTTGATGAGTTTATCCTTGCAAAGCAATAAACTTAGTGGAAACCTTCCAGCTAATCTCCCAGAAATTTGCAATATTTCTAACAATAGATACAGCGCAACAGAAATTCAGAATTTTCTCAATCAAAAACCAAATAACACAGATTTTGTGTATTCTCCTCAAAGATATGACGAAGAAAAAACCGAAAAAGTAGTTTTAGCAAGCGCCGTTAGTTTGAACCAATTGCTTTCTGCTTCAGATGGTTATGATTTCACTTGGTATAAAAATTTAGACAACAAAACTTCTACAACTACAGAAAATTATAATATAAACGCTGTAAAAGCAACTGATTTCGGGAAATACACTTGCGAAGCCATTTTGATTAAAGACAATACACTGTATATTTTAGATTTTGCAACTTTCAGAGAACCAATTACCTTAGAAAAAACCGAAACTTTGGCAACCAATAATCCCAATGAAAAAATGCTTGCCATTTATCCAAATCCTGTAAAAGATTTCCTTCACATCAAAAATCAAAATTATAAGATTGAAAATATTTCGATTTATGACTTATCTGGAAAAATCATTTACTCAGGGAAATCTACGATAATCAACCTACAAAACTTCCCAACTTCCACCTATATTTTGTACATCAAAACCGAGGAAGGTTATCACCATTTTAAAATTATCAAAAAGTAA
- a CDS encoding TrmH family RNA methyltransferase produces MIIESLQNEKIKNLNRLITDNRFRKKSGVFVVEGKQENERALQFGFENVEFFICESIFGINHPDGKIHFVSSQVYEKLAYRGTSEGIIGIYKTKEFDLKNYQPKDNASVIVVESVEKPGNLGAILRSCEAFGIDALIVTDSRVDFYNPNVLRSSVGCFFGMNVFSATNEETLAFLQENSFKIYTTFMDETAEDLYKKNFNEKSALFFGTEHSGLSDFWLHKGENILIPMSGTIDSLNLSNAVAITCYEILRQKLSK; encoded by the coding sequence ATGATTATCGAAAGCTTACAAAACGAAAAAATAAAAAATCTCAATAGATTAATTACAGACAATAGGTTTCGTAAGAAATCTGGAGTTTTTGTGGTAGAAGGGAAACAAGAAAACGAACGCGCATTGCAATTCGGTTTTGAAAATGTAGAATTTTTTATTTGCGAATCTATTTTTGGCATCAATCATCCCGATGGTAAAATACATTTCGTTTCCAGTCAAGTTTATGAAAAACTAGCTTACAGAGGAACTTCTGAAGGAATCATTGGCATTTACAAAACCAAAGAATTTGATTTGAAAAATTATCAGCCAAAAGACAATGCTTCAGTTATTGTAGTAGAATCTGTAGAAAAACCAGGAAATCTTGGGGCAATTTTGAGAAGTTGTGAAGCTTTTGGAATAGATGCTTTAATTGTTACCGATTCTAGAGTAGATTTTTACAACCCAAACGTTTTAAGAAGTAGTGTAGGTTGTTTTTTTGGGATGAATGTTTTTTCTGCAACCAATGAAGAAACTTTGGCGTTTTTACAAGAGAACAGTTTCAAAATCTACACCACGTTTATGGATGAAACCGCCGAAGATTTATACAAGAAAAACTTCAATGAAAAATCTGCATTATTTTTCGGAACAGAACATTCTGGTTTGAGTGATTTTTGGCTTCATAAAGGCGAAAATATTCTCATCCCGATGTCTGGAACTATAGATTCGCTTAATTTAAGCAATGCAGTTGCTATTACTTGTTATGAAATACTGAGACAAAAACTTTCTAAATAA
- a CDS encoding sensor histidine kinase — protein MKFFLSYLFLVFWAVYINAQNIFYDQLNTESGLPSSTVFDIFQDSKNFIWLATEEGLIKYNGVDFKTYSHPDLHSKSGSNIKEDILGRIWYQTFDGYLYYVNSKDELETFSQTNNVGFVNFVITNQYLIKAHWQGIEIRDLYSLKKIKNIKIKNFQTSFLDVLADEMILGNETTQTISLKNWKTKIIENKEIKRSIKVLSYKRGNQIYFFTQDKYFKCKLLGFDKEKFTQLATFSIDKQVQNFEIINQEIWLCTKEGVRVFSMNGKELSFTKNLPKDDISKVFKDKNNVFWFSSLKNGVYIIKNFQTLELQIPSEKFSSITDDGKKIYVGGSSGKIYTLNEKLQHQNYWQSKDAYPVYYLNFNVDVDYNFFSANGFYIQHKKSRRIVHYNSAVKHLFPLSENRFLVSGTGFVNTISTRPKLTWENNLLTNIRGKSIVYDALYDRVLVASNNGLLELKKNKVSSLFFKGKILHIKNLVLENDRVIALSNQGEIFEIKGLAIKKIKTNRLFNLMFKDENQVLLIDKNTVFKLQSYQFNKLFSLGKFLRIKGINYFRGSYYAITEDKIIKINNKKTSFTSFQAPKIIIENIAVNGMFVSLERKLKHTENDIQINFNVLNFDFDDDYQIVYKVNGVLKNLNNNSKNIKLVALAPGEYSIQLGLMNKNTSEINFTVKPITFEISPPLWKRAWFITIIICSFLLMSFLLYRWKILQLKKKNAEKIAQITLEKNLKESKLQLIKSQMNPHFFFNAIKNIQSYIFTNDTQVASAYLSKFSKLTRKILELSDTDTVTLQDEIDTLKLYLELQKMRFEDFNFKIYYDENIRLNDVKIPTMLFQPYVENAILHGLAHSNGEKNLAIEFRLDKTHQLITTIQDNGIGRVKSAQLNKLNTSKPKSFATKANLDRIMLLNKDQYNITIDYIDLYDENEESIGTQVTIKMKI, from the coding sequence ATGAAATTCTTTTTATCATATCTTTTTTTGGTTTTCTGGGCAGTTTATATCAATGCTCAGAATATTTTCTATGATCAATTAAATACAGAGTCTGGATTGCCAAGCTCTACTGTTTTTGATATATTTCAAGATTCAAAAAACTTTATATGGCTGGCTACAGAAGAAGGACTAATTAAGTATAATGGTGTAGATTTTAAAACGTATTCTCATCCAGATCTGCATTCTAAATCTGGATCTAACATTAAAGAAGATATTTTAGGTAGAATTTGGTATCAAACTTTTGATGGGTATCTTTATTATGTAAACAGTAAAGACGAGCTAGAAACTTTTTCGCAGACCAATAATGTTGGCTTTGTTAATTTTGTAATTACTAATCAATATTTAATAAAAGCTCATTGGCAAGGCATTGAAATAAGAGATTTATATTCTCTTAAAAAAATTAAAAATATAAAAATTAAAAACTTCCAAACCAGTTTTCTAGATGTTTTAGCAGATGAAATGATCCTAGGAAATGAAACTACGCAAACCATATCCCTGAAAAACTGGAAAACCAAGATTATTGAAAACAAAGAAATAAAGCGGAGTATAAAAGTTCTTTCTTACAAACGCGGTAACCAAATTTATTTTTTTACTCAAGACAAATATTTTAAGTGTAAACTTCTTGGTTTTGATAAAGAAAAATTTACACAGTTAGCTACTTTTTCTATTGATAAACAGGTTCAGAATTTTGAAATTATTAATCAGGAGATTTGGTTATGTACCAAAGAAGGGGTAAGAGTCTTCTCAATGAATGGTAAAGAATTATCGTTTACTAAAAATCTTCCCAAAGATGATATTTCTAAAGTTTTTAAAGATAAGAACAATGTTTTTTGGTTCTCATCGCTTAAAAACGGAGTATATATTATTAAAAATTTTCAGACTTTAGAACTGCAAATCCCAAGTGAAAAGTTCAGTAGTATTACCGATGATGGTAAAAAAATCTATGTGGGAGGAAGCTCTGGGAAAATTTATACCTTGAATGAAAAGCTACAGCATCAAAACTACTGGCAAAGTAAAGATGCTTATCCTGTTTACTACCTTAATTTTAATGTTGATGTAGATTATAACTTTTTCTCAGCAAATGGTTTTTACATACAACACAAAAAAAGCAGGCGGATTGTACATTATAACAGTGCGGTAAAACACCTTTTCCCTCTTTCAGAAAATCGTTTTTTAGTATCAGGAACAGGTTTTGTTAATACCATTTCTACTCGTCCAAAATTAACTTGGGAAAATAATTTACTTACAAATATAAGAGGGAAATCTATTGTTTATGATGCTCTATATGATAGGGTTTTAGTCGCAAGCAATAATGGTTTACTGGAACTTAAAAAAAATAAAGTGTCTTCTTTATTTTTTAAGGGTAAAATACTGCATATCAAAAATTTAGTATTAGAAAATGATAGAGTAATTGCGCTGAGTAACCAAGGAGAAATATTTGAAATTAAAGGATTGGCTATCAAAAAAATCAAAACTAATCGTCTTTTTAATCTAATGTTCAAGGACGAAAATCAGGTTTTATTAATAGACAAAAACACTGTTTTTAAACTTCAATCTTATCAGTTTAATAAACTTTTTTCTCTAGGAAAGTTTTTAAGAATAAAAGGGATTAACTATTTTAGAGGCAGTTACTACGCTATAACAGAAGATAAAATCATAAAAATTAACAACAAAAAGACCTCGTTTACATCATTTCAAGCTCCAAAAATAATTATTGAAAACATTGCGGTTAATGGCATGTTCGTTTCTTTAGAAAGAAAACTTAAACATACAGAAAATGACATCCAAATAAATTTTAATGTATTAAATTTTGATTTTGATGATGATTATCAAATTGTTTATAAAGTTAATGGCGTATTGAAAAATTTAAACAATAATTCTAAAAATATAAAACTCGTAGCGTTAGCTCCTGGAGAATATTCTATTCAGTTGGGGCTAATGAATAAAAACACATCAGAAATTAATTTCACGGTAAAACCCATTACATTTGAAATTTCACCTCCTTTATGGAAGCGTGCTTGGTTTATCACTATTATTATATGTAGTTTTTTACTCATGAGTTTCTTGCTGTATCGCTGGAAAATTTTACAATTAAAAAAGAAAAACGCAGAAAAAATAGCTCAAATAACTTTAGAAAAAAATTTAAAAGAATCAAAATTACAACTCATCAAATCCCAGATGAACCCTCATTTCTTTTTCAATGCCATCAAGAATATCCAATCCTATATATTTACCAATGACACTCAAGTTGCATCTGCCTATTTGTCTAAATTTTCTAAATTAACAAGAAAAATTTTAGAGCTGTCAGACACAGATACAGTTACCTTACAAGATGAAATAGATACTCTGAAACTTTATTTAGAATTACAAAAAATGAGGTTTGAAGATTTTAACTTTAAAATTTACTATGATGAAAACATACGTTTGAATGATGTAAAAATCCCAACGATGCTCTTTCAGCCTTATGTAGAAAATGCTATTTTACACGGACTTGCTCATAGTAACGGAGAAAAAAATCTCGCAATAGAATTTCGTCTAGATAAAACTCATCAATTAATCACCACAATACAAGATAATGGAATAGGTAGAGTAAAATCAGCACAATTAAATAAACTCAACACCTCTAAACCGAAATCTTTTGCAACCAAAGCTAATTTAGATCGTATAATGTTACTGAATAAAGATCAATATAATATCACAATAGATTATATAG
- a CDS encoding 5-formyltetrahydrofolate cyclo-ligase, with product MLKKDLRKKYKDLRKTLSKDEVLSLSQKIFENFVLQFNVIENQRVHIFFPIEKLNEINTKIFINYFFERNIQVFVPKMVGNKIISIQIKPDTVFLQNSWGILEPESNENESDAFDYVITPLLYCDALGNRIGYGKGFYDQFFAGINLDAKKIGVNYFSPSDSIDDVSLQDVKLDYLVTPTEVLSFGCTSISTK from the coding sequence ATGCTTAAAAAAGATTTACGTAAAAAATATAAGGATTTGAGAAAGACCTTGTCGAAAGATGAGGTCTTGTCTTTATCTCAAAAAATATTTGAAAATTTCGTTTTACAATTTAATGTCATTGAAAATCAGAGAGTTCATATTTTTTTTCCAATTGAAAAATTGAACGAAATCAATACTAAAATCTTCATTAATTATTTTTTTGAAAGAAATATTCAGGTTTTTGTTCCAAAAATGGTTGGGAATAAGATTATTTCTATTCAGATTAAACCAGACACTGTTTTTTTGCAAAATTCGTGGGGAATTCTGGAGCCAGAATCTAATGAAAATGAATCTGATGCTTTTGATTATGTAATTACACCACTATTGTATTGTGATGCATTAGGAAATAGAATAGGCTATGGAAAAGGCTTTTACGACCAATTTTTTGCAGGAATTAATCTTGATGCAAAAAAAATCGGCGTGAATTATTTCTCGCCGAGTGATTCTATTGATGATGTTTCTTTACAAGATGTAAAATTAGATTATTTGGTTACGCCTACAGAAGTGCTGTCTTTTGGTTGTACATCTATTTCTACAAAATAA